GTCTGAAATGCGCATGATCATCGACATATCATGTTCGACCAGAACAACCGCAACGCCAGCCTCTGCAATCTTGCGGATCAGCAGGCTTAGTGCCTCTTTGTCGCTATGCATCAAGCCAGCCGCAGGTTCGTCCAAAAGAAGAACAGAAGGTTTCGTGGCCAAGGCGCGGGCGATTTCCACCAGACGCTTGTCAACATGGGGCAAATCGCCGGATCGGCGCGCCACGGGGCCTTTGTATCCCACAAAGGCAAGTAGGTCGTCGGCGAGGGCGATCTGAGCATCGCGAGGCGGGCGTCCCAGCAACCAGCCAAGGTGCCCGGTGCCTAGGGCGATCAGGATATTCTCACGCACACTCAAGTCTTCAAAAAGCTGTGTGGTCTGGTAGGTGCGTGCAATGCCAGCGCGCGCTGTGCGCCATGCCGGGCGGCCTGCGATATCCTCTGACATTTCGATGCGGCCGCTGTCAGGTTTGTAAAACCCGCTGATCATGTTCAGCACGGTTGTCTTGCCCGCGCCATTTGGCCCGATCACACTGGTTATGCGCCCTGCGGGGGCGGTGAATGACACATCCTTTGCCGCCTGAACCCCACCAAACTTGATCCCGAGGTCAGTGACCTTTAATCCGCCAGTGTTTTCGTTCAGGCCTGAGAGAAAGTCACCAAGGGCTTTGCCGGATGCCTTTGCTGTGGTTGGATCTTCGGCGCTTAGGTATCCCATCAGCCCGCCGATGATCCCTTTTGGTGCCAGCAGAAGCACGCCCATCATGATGCCGCCAAAGATGAGCAACCGGTATTCCGCGAGGCCTGATAAGACCTCGGGCAACAGAACCACGATCAGGCTGCCTATGACTGGCCCCAAAAGACGCCCGGTTCCGCCGACAATCACAGCCAGAAGAAACAGAATTGACTGGAAGAAAGGGAAGGAGCCTGGGCTGATGAAGAGTTGTAGCGGTGTGAAAAGCGCCCCTGCGAGCCCGGCCAAAAGCGCAGAAAGAACAAAGGCCGTGGTCTTGATCGCAAAGGGGTTAAGACCGATGGACTGTGCCGCCACGTCGCTGGAGGCCACTGCGCGCATTGCCATGCCCCATCGGCCCCGTGACAGTTGCAGAAACAACAGCAGGGACACTCCGGCAAGCAACACCGCAGCAATCGCCACCTCGGTTTCAAAGAATATGCGCCCAGCAAATTCAGGCGACCGGAAGCCCATCAGGCCATTATGCCCACCGGTAAGATCCCGTAATTCGATCGCAGCATGTTCGACGATAAAGGCGAAGGCGATTGTCATCATCGCAAGATAGGGGCCCGCGACCCGCAGGGCTGGCATCGCCAGCAACATGCCCACAAAGCTGCTTATGATGCCGGACACGATGAAAGCCAGCCAATAATCAAAGCCTGCGATCACCATGATCGCCGTCGTATAGGCACCGATCGCGAAGAACCCGACATGACCAAAGGAAATCTGTCCGGAAAGCCCCAACAGAATATTGAGACCGACACCAACGACGACATTCAGCGCAAAAAGGGCGAGGATGAAGACAAGGTAACCATTGGCATTGAGTGCCAGCATGATCGTGATGGCGGTCAGAGCCACTATTCCCAAGATTGACGTGCCCGGATGCGCCAAAAGCCGGGTCAAGCGCAGCCGTGCGGATACGTGTTCTTCTTCAGCCATGGATCAGACTTTCTTGAGTTCTGCGCGACCAAACAGGCCGTTCGGCACCGTCACCAGCACCAGTATGACAACACTGAATGAGACGATCTGCGTATAGCTCGAACCAATGTAAGCGGTGGTCAGGGCCTCGACGCAGCCATAAAGCACACCAGCAATCATGACGCCCCAAGCGCTGCTGATCCCGCCGAGAATAGCAGCCGCAAACGCCTTGATACCAAAGACGACACCCATGCCTGCCGACACGTTGAAAAGCGGAGCGATCAGCAATCCCGCGACACCGGCAAAAACTGCCGAAATTGCAAAGGATGCTGCGATAACCGCTTCTGTATTCACGCCTGTCAGACGTGCCGCCTCTGGTCGTTGCACAGAGGCCAGCATGGCTTTGCCAAGTCGGGTTTTGGTCGTCACAATCGTCAAGGCCATTGCAATCGCAAGACCGACGACCGGAATGATCAGCTGCAACGGATAGGCGCCAGCGCCAAAGATATCGATCGCATTTTCAACAAACGGTGACGGCAGGCTGCGGGGTTCTTTGCCGAAGGTGAACAGAATGATGTTATCGAGGACAATCCCGCCTGCAACCGTCGCCATGAGCCAAGCGTCAGAGCCGCGCGCGGCGAAAGGGCGAACCAAGAAGCGTTCCACCGCGAGACCCAGTATCGCACAACAGGCCAAAGCCGCCGGAATTCCAATCCAGAACGGCCAACCCAGCGTCACCATGAAAGTATACCCCATGACAGCGCCGAACATCATGGATGAACCCTGACTGAAGTTGACTGTTTTTGACACCGCATAGGTAATGTGAAAGCCCAGAGCCATCAGCCCGTACATCGAGCCAAGCGCCAGTCCGGTAATGAGTGTGGACGCGATCATGATCCTCTCCCGCAAGTGATACGGAAGGCCCTTCGGCCTTCCGACGTTTTGTTTCGGGGGCGCTACTTGATGGGGATGATCTCGCCGTCAATAAATCGCGTGAACACGTAGTCTTCTGCTCCAAGCGCGTCGTGCTGCTCTGGCGTGAAGGGGGTGGAATAGGTTTTGATCAACCCGTCATAGCTGTCGATGTCATAGAACCCTTGGCGAATTGCCGGACCGTCCGTTGAACCTGCGTTCTGAATTGCAAGAGCCGTAAGATGCATAGCGTCATAGGCATTCGCGATGCCCACTGCCGGGGTGACATCCGCCGGACCTTTGATTTCGGGAAACTTGGCCATTAGCGCGTCCAGAGTTGCCGCAGCTTTGGGCGAGTCGTTGCCTGAGAAGGTGAAGGTTTGGATCATTTCCACATCTTTGGCGCGCGGTCCGGCCAGTTCAGAGAAGCGGCCTCCGGCTGGTCCCCAATGAGATATGACCGGAACGTCCCAGCCCATGCGCTCCAGTGATTTCATGACCTGCGCAGACGGGCCCACATTGGCAACCATAAAGATCGCATCGGCACCGGCCTCTTTTAGTCGGGTCAACTGTGGAACGACGTCGATATCGTTTGCTTCAACCCGCTCAATCCCGGCTGTGGGCATTCCCTTTGCCTCAAGGGCGGCGGTCAATCCTTTCTCGTTTGACTCGCCCCAAGGGTTGTTGATCAGCATCATGCCGGGGTTTTTTGACCCATGAACTGTCACTGCGCGTTCGACGAGAGCGACGTCCACCATTTCATCCACGGCAGACACCCGGAAGACATAGTTCTCTTCGGCACCGTTTTGGGTGATTGGGGTGCCAGCGGCCCATGGCCCCATGAACGGAACTTTGGCTTGGTTCATGTAAGGCACCAAGGCGAGTGAGACAGGCGTTTGCAGGCCGCCAAACAACACCACGACCCCTTCGCGCTGGACCAGTTCACGCGCTGCGGTCAGACCTTTGCCGGGGTTGTCCTCGTCATCGCGGCGGATCATCTCGACCTGTTTGCCCAACAGCCCGCCGGCTGCGTTGATCTCATCAATCGCCAGCGCCATACCTCGGGTGATTGCTTCGCCGGACTTGGCAGAGGGGCCGGAGAGAGAGGCGATCAGCCCGATCTTGATGGTATCCTGCGCCAGGCCGGGTGTAGCAAACGCTGTGACCGTGGCGAGCGCAAGCCCGGCAAAGGAGCGGCGCGTGAACTTTTGGTTCAGAATGGTCTTCATGTGGTTTCCTTTCGGGTCTGGTTGAAGGGTTAGATCATTCGCCATTGATGCGCGCGGATCGTCGCGCGCTCAGTCATCCATCACGGACACAGGGACGCGACGATGTTGCGCCGATCCGGCGGGTGCGCCCAAGGATGACTTTGGCGACCGATCCTATGGGTAGAAGCTCTGGTGAATTCAGCGATTTGCGCGCCGCCGAGAAGTTTGTGGGCGGCACCGAACCGGATGATCTGAGTGCTCGTCCAAAAGAGCCTGTCCAATGCGCTGCCATCACTACCCATGAGAGCTGCCGCATCGTCATCAAAAGACGTTGTTACCTCTTCACCAGTCTCTGTGATGTTAACTTTCATGCCTTATTGAGCCCCCGGACGAAACGTCAGAACGCGCGTGCTCTAGACAGGTCCGAGCGCGCGTCTGTTTTGAGGTCCACGCAAAAGGCGCGTCGTTGCAACTTGTTTGCAGGTTCAGCTCTGGCAATTCCGCAAGGGGTGGTGAGTAATTGCTTACTTACTATGCAAGTGCCTAAATATTGCTCGATTTTGGGGGCGGCGATTGGGGTGGAATTCGACCTTCAGAGTTTAATCACATGCGGCTTGGGCCGAGATTGCGCGGTCTTCTTTGAAAATACCTTAGAAACACACCGCCGCCGTGCGGGTGATTTTGGGCTGCATGGCCTTTGCTCAATACGCCATCGTTCCACAGACCGCAGAGACGCTCTGCCGACAACGAAACGGGGCGCAGGGTTCAAGCGCTGATATCACTTGAAAGCAAAGCGAGTACTGCTTGTGTCACGTGCCTTTTTCGCTCTGCCAAAAACTCCGGTGATGACATATCCACGCCAAAGGTTGCCGTGAGAGTGAATCTGTTGGTGATGTGAATGAAACTGAGGCCCAGAATTGTGAGGTAGAGATTAAGCGCATCTGGCCGATACGGAAACTCGCCCGATGCATGACCTTGCGAAATCAGCTTATCTATCTTGG
The nucleotide sequence above comes from Roseovarius mucosus. Encoded proteins:
- a CDS encoding branched-chain amino acid ABC transporter ATP-binding protein/permease, whose product is MAEEEHVSARLRLTRLLAHPGTSILGIVALTAITIMLALNANGYLVFILALFALNVVVGVGLNILLGLSGQISFGHVGFFAIGAYTTAIMVIAGFDYWLAFIVSGIISSFVGMLLAMPALRVAGPYLAMMTIAFAFIVEHAAIELRDLTGGHNGLMGFRSPEFAGRIFFETEVAIAAVLLAGVSLLLFLQLSRGRWGMAMRAVASSDVAAQSIGLNPFAIKTTAFVLSALLAGLAGALFTPLQLFISPGSFPFFQSILFLLAVIVGGTGRLLGPVIGSLIVVLLPEVLSGLAEYRLLIFGGIMMGVLLLAPKGIIGGLMGYLSAEDPTTAKASGKALGDFLSGLNENTGGLKVTDLGIKFGGVQAAKDVSFTAPAGRITSVIGPNGAGKTTVLNMISGFYKPDSGRIEMSEDIAGRPAWRTARAGIARTYQTTQLFEDLSVRENILIALGTGHLGWLLGRPPRDAQIALADDLLAFVGYKGPVARRSGDLPHVDKRLVEIARALATKPSVLLLDEPAAGLMHSDKEALSLLIRKIAEAGVAVVLVEHDMSMIMRISDEIIVLDAGVPIKTGAPSDVQNDPAVRRAYLGDSAYQGRERSTPWIRGGKKDVLSTRSLTAGYGAAAALDSLDMDVQPGEMVAVLGANGAGKSTMMRSLAGLHRPVSGAILLDMVPIEERPAHQIARAGLSLVPEGRQVFPLMSVRDNILMGAYNRTDLDAEAEIDRLLQRFPRLRDRIDAPAGVLSGGEQQMLAIARGLIANPRILLLDEPSLGLAPSIIAELYDVLADLRDEGVTVLLVDQMATLALAIADRAYVLESGQVVKSGTSVDLQKDASIEQAYLGAEVAAQ
- a CDS encoding branched-chain amino acid ABC transporter permease; its protein translation is MIASTLITGLALGSMYGLMALGFHITYAVSKTVNFSQGSSMMFGAVMGYTFMVTLGWPFWIGIPAALACCAILGLAVERFLVRPFAARGSDAWLMATVAGGIVLDNIILFTFGKEPRSLPSPFVENAIDIFGAGAYPLQLIIPVVGLAIAMALTIVTTKTRLGKAMLASVQRPEAARLTGVNTEAVIAASFAISAVFAGVAGLLIAPLFNVSAGMGVVFGIKAFAAAILGGISSAWGVMIAGVLYGCVEALTTAYIGSSYTQIVSFSVVILVLVTVPNGLFGRAELKKV
- a CDS encoding AtzH-like domain-containing protein — encoded protein: MKVNITETGEEVTTSFDDDAAALMGSDGSALDRLFWTSTQIIRFGAAHKLLGGAQIAEFTRASTHRIGRQSHPWAHPPDRRNIVASLCP
- a CDS encoding ABC transporter substrate-binding protein; this translates as MKTILNQKFTRRSFAGLALATVTAFATPGLAQDTIKIGLIASLSGPSAKSGEAITRGMALAIDEINAAGGLLGKQVEMIRRDDEDNPGKGLTAARELVQREGVVVLFGGLQTPVSLALVPYMNQAKVPFMGPWAAGTPITQNGAEENYVFRVSAVDEMVDVALVERAVTVHGSKNPGMMLINNPWGESNEKGLTAALEAKGMPTAGIERVEANDIDVVPQLTRLKEAGADAIFMVANVGPSAQVMKSLERMGWDVPVISHWGPAGGRFSELAGPRAKDVEMIQTFTFSGNDSPKAAATLDALMAKFPEIKGPADVTPAVGIANAYDAMHLTALAIQNAGSTDGPAIRQGFYDIDSYDGLIKTYSTPFTPEQHDALGAEDYVFTRFIDGEIIPIK